A region of Microbacterium suwonense DNA encodes the following proteins:
- a CDS encoding anthranilate synthase component I family protein, with the protein MPVPRPLDALALDDPAPGVVDVESLFLRLLSDAEACFWLDAGADAAAGWSIIGTGRTETDPDTVRAVRLTGHSAAADDETDVPFRGGWVGWLDYEQGAAVLGAPTVPPGGGGRAAWIAVTHAVAVDHGTGRVVVLADARELREWHAKVRDAIRSGPVSDPPPAPAARHPASARHSVAAYIDLVEECRAAIERGDAYQLCLTTRFAVPSPADPIAVYRHLRRATPAHHGGLIRVGRRYLLSASPEQFLRAEGGTASTSPIKGTRPRGATAEDDARLAEELRTDAKERAENVMIVDLMRNDLSHAGVPGTVRVPRLWEVETYPAVHQLVSTVTVQLRDGTRVGDLIDATFPAGSMTGAPKLSAMTILNRLEQAPRGVYSGCFGHIGLDGRIDLAMVIRSIVIDAEEAYVGAGGGITWLSRANAEAAEVAVKARAPLAALGATVPAEWAAVDQSR; encoded by the coding sequence GTGCCCGTACCCCGCCCGCTCGATGCTCTCGCGCTCGACGACCCCGCGCCGGGCGTCGTCGACGTCGAGAGTCTCTTCCTGCGTCTGCTCTCGGATGCCGAGGCCTGCTTCTGGCTGGATGCCGGGGCGGATGCTGCCGCAGGATGGAGCATCATCGGCACAGGGCGCACAGAGACCGACCCCGACACGGTGCGCGCAGTGCGCCTGACCGGTCACAGCGCAGCTGCGGACGACGAGACGGATGTGCCGTTCCGCGGCGGCTGGGTGGGCTGGCTGGACTACGAGCAGGGGGCGGCTGTGCTCGGCGCCCCGACGGTACCGCCGGGCGGCGGCGGGCGTGCCGCATGGATCGCGGTCACCCACGCGGTCGCCGTCGACCACGGCACCGGGCGCGTGGTCGTCCTCGCGGATGCCCGTGAGCTGCGTGAGTGGCATGCGAAGGTGCGGGACGCAATAAGGTCGGGCCCGGTCTCCGATCCGCCTCCGGCACCGGCCGCACGGCATCCGGCATCCGCCCGGCACAGCGTTGCCGCGTACATCGACCTGGTCGAGGAGTGCCGCGCGGCGATCGAACGCGGCGACGCCTATCAGCTGTGCCTCACCACCCGGTTCGCCGTGCCGAGCCCCGCCGATCCGATCGCCGTCTACCGGCATCTGCGACGGGCGACTCCCGCTCACCACGGCGGCTTGATCCGGGTGGGGCGGCGCTATCTGCTCAGCGCGAGCCCGGAGCAGTTCCTGCGGGCTGAAGGCGGCACGGCGTCCACCAGCCCGATCAAGGGCACCCGCCCGCGCGGTGCGACGGCCGAGGACGACGCGCGACTCGCCGAGGAGCTGCGCACGGATGCCAAGGAGCGCGCCGAGAACGTCATGATCGTCGACCTGATGCGCAACGACCTCTCGCACGCCGGCGTTCCGGGCACGGTGCGGGTGCCGCGGCTCTGGGAGGTCGAGACCTACCCGGCGGTGCATCAGCTGGTCAGCACCGTCACCGTGCAGCTGAGGGACGGCACGCGCGTCGGTGACCTGATCGACGCGACCTTCCCTGCGGGGAGCATGACGGGTGCGCCGAAGCTGTCGGCGATGACGATCCTGAACCGGCTGGAGCAAGCACCGCGCGGCGTGTACTCCGGCTGCTTCGGCCATATCGGCCTCGACGGACGGATCGATCTCGCCATGGTCATCCGCTCCATCGTCATCGACGCAGAAGAGGCCTATGTCGGAGCGGGAGGCGGCATCACCTGGCTCTCACGCGCGAATGCCGAGGCCGCAGAGGTCGCGGTCAAGGCCCGCGCGCCCCTGGCGGCGCTGGGCGCCACAGTCCCCGCCGAGTGGGCGGCTGTCGACCAGTCGCGATAA
- a CDS encoding helix-hairpin-helix domain-containing protein, which translates to MPASDPTDQDAPPRARLRLGIGAAVTLGLVVLSAAVGWGILRGQSAPTEVIAVDGSDSTGMSVEADTGLYVHVLGEVSRPGLYILDADARLVDALAAAGGTLDTADLRAVNLARTLSDGEQIIVPAEGETEAAEGSAASAVGADGKIDLNAATQADLETLPRIGPALAQRILDWREQNGRFRAVEDLLAVPGIGDKLLAGIRDRARV; encoded by the coding sequence GTGCCCGCTTCGGATCCGACAGACCAGGATGCCCCACCGCGCGCGCGGCTGAGGCTGGGGATCGGCGCCGCCGTCACGCTGGGCCTGGTGGTGCTGTCGGCTGCGGTCGGCTGGGGGATTCTGCGCGGGCAGAGCGCGCCGACGGAGGTCATCGCCGTGGATGGCAGCGACAGCACCGGGATGAGTGTCGAAGCCGACACCGGTCTCTACGTGCACGTGCTGGGCGAGGTCAGCCGTCCCGGCCTGTACATCCTGGACGCCGACGCGCGGCTCGTGGATGCGTTGGCGGCGGCCGGCGGCACACTCGACACCGCGGATCTGAGGGCGGTGAACCTGGCGCGCACGCTCAGCGACGGCGAGCAGATCATCGTCCCCGCAGAGGGCGAGACGGAGGCCGCGGAAGGATCGGCGGCCTCAGCGGTGGGAGCCGACGGCAAGATCGACCTGAACGCCGCTACCCAGGCCGACCTGGAGACGCTGCCGCGGATCGGTCCCGCCCTCGCGCAGCGCATCCTGGACTGGCGGGAGCAGAACGGCCGGTTCCGCGCCGTCGAGGATCTGCTGGCGGTGCCCGGAATCGGAGACAAGCTGCTGGCCGGCATCCGCGACAGGGCGCGGGTATGA
- a CDS encoding ComEC/Rec2 family competence protein gives MKDLRTSLLAVILWAVALLCIGLPWLAVPVAGSCAVAAVGVLLLSRLTSKRFNGFIVLLLLCASALGTTVAGALPQRAVLAESDGRAVEALVQVSSSASVGSDGRLWFDAQTQQVGPPGRMSPLRAPVRVGVDPVDGADMGALLRVSGQAKQTEPSEQAGLVIFGTETEVVTPASGIFAIAATTRADFVARATRLPEPGAGLLPGLAVGDTRAVSESLNAAMIASGLSHLTAVSGANCMIIVAAVFWLVSLAGGGRTLRVVLAMLSLAAFVVLVTPEPSVVRAAVMAALAMLSILLGRPSAGLAMLSLAVCGLLIADPWFAASPGFALSAAATAALLVLSRPLLRGLGRWMPAPLALALSVPLAAQVVCGPIIALFSDQQSLVAVAANLIADPAAPIATVIGLLACLTAAIPPLADLLAAAAWLPAAWIEMTATVSAGLPGATVAVVAGPVAALVVGVLSVAATVMLVRGGPRWLRAASALVLIVALGATGARMLLSGPLATLTTPGEWSIAACDIGQGDAVLIRSAGRTALVDTGPDPDALRDCLAQTGTSHIDLLVLTHFDLDHVGGTGAVTGRVGTVLHGPVADRGDRRLLDDLANSGATLREASTGLSGTLGGARWRVLWPNPDPIAFPSGNDASVVVEIAGEACPAPSCSETWAPDRSVCCWPRVGCGDRTLSSRSRITAAAIRNRRCTLRCTRRSQ, from the coding sequence ATGAAGGATCTGCGCACCAGCCTGCTGGCGGTGATCCTGTGGGCTGTGGCACTGCTGTGCATCGGTCTGCCCTGGCTCGCCGTTCCAGTGGCGGGTTCGTGTGCGGTCGCTGCTGTGGGAGTGCTCCTGCTCTCACGGCTGACGAGCAAGCGGTTCAACGGGTTCATCGTGCTCCTGCTGCTGTGCGCCAGCGCACTCGGGACGACCGTGGCGGGGGCGTTGCCGCAGCGGGCGGTGCTCGCGGAGTCGGACGGACGCGCGGTGGAGGCGCTCGTGCAGGTCTCGTCCTCGGCATCCGTGGGGTCGGACGGACGACTGTGGTTCGACGCGCAGACGCAGCAGGTGGGCCCGCCGGGACGGATGTCGCCGCTGCGGGCTCCCGTGCGCGTGGGCGTCGATCCCGTCGATGGTGCGGACATGGGAGCGCTGCTGCGCGTGAGCGGGCAGGCGAAGCAGACCGAGCCCTCGGAGCAGGCCGGGCTCGTGATCTTCGGTACCGAGACGGAGGTCGTGACACCGGCATCCGGGATCTTCGCGATCGCCGCCACGACGCGCGCCGACTTCGTCGCGCGCGCCACACGTCTGCCCGAGCCCGGTGCCGGGCTGCTGCCGGGGCTCGCCGTGGGGGACACCCGGGCCGTCTCCGAGAGCCTGAACGCCGCGATGATCGCCTCGGGGCTGAGTCATCTGACGGCGGTGAGCGGGGCGAACTGCATGATCATCGTCGCCGCGGTCTTCTGGCTGGTCTCGCTCGCGGGTGGCGGACGCACCCTGCGCGTGGTGCTGGCGATGCTGTCACTGGCGGCGTTCGTCGTGCTCGTCACCCCCGAGCCCAGCGTCGTGCGGGCGGCGGTGATGGCGGCGCTGGCGATGCTCAGCATCCTGCTGGGGCGCCCGAGTGCAGGGCTGGCGATGCTCTCGCTCGCGGTGTGCGGGCTGCTGATCGCCGATCCGTGGTTCGCCGCGTCGCCGGGTTTCGCCCTGTCGGCGGCTGCGACTGCCGCACTGCTGGTGCTCTCGCGTCCGCTGCTGCGCGGACTGGGGCGTTGGATGCCGGCACCCCTCGCGCTGGCGCTGTCGGTGCCGCTGGCGGCGCAGGTGGTGTGCGGGCCGATCATCGCGCTGTTCTCCGACCAGCAGTCTCTCGTCGCCGTCGCCGCGAACCTCATCGCCGATCCTGCCGCCCCCATCGCGACGGTGATCGGGTTGCTGGCCTGCCTGACTGCGGCGATCCCGCCGCTCGCCGATCTGCTCGCGGCGGCCGCCTGGCTGCCGGCCGCGTGGATCGAGATGACCGCCACCGTCAGTGCGGGCCTGCCCGGTGCGACGGTGGCCGTTGTCGCCGGGCCTGTCGCAGCGCTCGTCGTCGGCGTGCTCAGCGTCGCGGCGACGGTCATGCTGGTGCGTGGTGGGCCGCGATGGCTGCGTGCGGCATCCGCCCTCGTCCTCATCGTCGCGCTCGGCGCGACCGGGGCGCGGATGCTGCTGAGCGGGCCCCTTGCGACGCTGACGACCCCGGGGGAGTGGTCGATCGCGGCGTGTGACATCGGCCAGGGGGATGCGGTGCTGATCAGATCGGCGGGGAGGACGGCCCTGGTCGACACCGGCCCCGATCCCGACGCACTGCGGGACTGCCTGGCGCAGACCGGCACCTCGCACATCGACCTGTTGGTGCTCACGCACTTCGATCTGGATCACGTCGGCGGCACGGGCGCCGTGACCGGGCGCGTGGGCACCGTGCTCCACGGCCCGGTCGCCGACCGCGGCGATCGGCGACTGCTCGACGATCTCGCCAACTCCGGAGCGACGCTGCGGGAGGCGAGCACGGGCCTTTCCGGCACGCTCGGCGGCGCCCGCTGGCGGGTGCTCTGGCCGAATCCGGACCCGATCGCGTTCCCCTCCGGCAATGACGCGAGCGTGGTGGTGGAGATCGCCGGGGAGGCGTGCCCCGCACCATCCTGCTCGGAGACCTGGGCGCCGGATCGCAGCGTATGCTGCTGGCCACGGGTCGGGTGCGGGGATCGTACGCTGTCGTCAAGGTCGCGCATCACGGCAGCCGCGATCAGGAATCGGCGCTGTACGCTGCGCTGCACGCGCCGGTCGCAGTGA
- the rpsT gene encoding 30S ribosomal protein S20, whose amino-acid sequence MANIKSQIKRNKTNLKAQERNKAVKSELRTLVRKTREAVLAGDKEAAEAALKVASVKLDKAVSKGVVHKNQAKNRKSAIAKQVAAL is encoded by the coding sequence GTGGCAAACATCAAGTCGCAGATCAAGCGCAACAAGACCAACCTGAAGGCTCAGGAGCGCAACAAGGCCGTCAAGAGCGAGCTGCGGACGCTCGTCCGCAAGACCCGTGAGGCCGTCCTCGCCGGCGACAAGGAGGCCGCTGAGGCCGCCCTCAAGGTCGCGTCGGTCAAGCTCGACAAGGCCGTCAGCAAGGGCGTCGTGCACAAGAACCAGGCGAAGAACCGCAAGTCGGCGATCGCCAAGCAGGTCGCCGCTCTCTGA
- a CDS encoding MFS transporter: protein MADDRHSEGRRTLDDAVQSRLARHLDRAAHPRALLLPLQLDTPEDDWIRGVVSSGLVLGIGGLVGIVAGPLVGSISDRSRSTRGRRRPWALVGVWVAAIFLVLTGLSEGPWLVGASWVGVSVGISVASAAFTALIADQLPSSQRGAASSAVGSSQAAGIVLGVGLVVLLGLGVFSGYLLLAAIIAVVGTLSALLLPDPPATASDLPPRSVTRPRLGSLRDRDFAWMLGGRLVANVGNALGTALFLFFLLHGLGQPTAEAQDNLLLLIVVYTVFVVIASVVTGILSDRTGKRRGLTVAATFVQAASGVAIVIVPTFEMTMVAAALMGLGYGSFSTVGLAFATDLLPDEQDHGRDLGIVNVTAALGQLIGPVLGAAFVALVGGFWLVFLMAAVLSVIGGLMTALARQPAPVPAPH from the coding sequence GTGGCCGATGACCGACACAGCGAAGGTCGGCGCACGCTGGATGACGCTGTTCAGTCTCGCCTGGCTCGTCATCTGGACCGTGCAGCTCACCCCCGTGCGCTGCTGCTGCCCCTGCAGCTGGACACTCCCGAAGACGACTGGATCCGCGGAGTGGTCTCCTCGGGTCTCGTTCTGGGCATCGGCGGACTCGTCGGAATCGTCGCCGGCCCGCTGGTCGGCTCGATCTCGGACCGGTCGCGCTCCACCCGCGGACGTCGTCGTCCGTGGGCTCTGGTCGGTGTATGGGTGGCGGCGATCTTCCTCGTGCTCACCGGGCTCTCCGAAGGCCCGTGGCTGGTCGGCGCCAGCTGGGTGGGGGTCTCGGTCGGCATCTCCGTGGCATCCGCTGCCTTCACCGCCCTCATCGCCGATCAGCTGCCGTCCTCGCAGCGCGGTGCGGCCTCGTCGGCGGTCGGTTCCAGCCAGGCGGCCGGCATCGTACTGGGTGTGGGGCTGGTCGTGCTGCTCGGACTCGGCGTCTTCTCGGGCTATCTGCTGCTGGCCGCCATCATCGCCGTCGTCGGCACCCTGAGCGCGCTGCTGCTGCCCGATCCGCCCGCGACGGCATCCGATCTGCCCCCGCGATCGGTGACGCGTCCCCGGCTCGGCTCGCTGCGCGACCGCGACTTCGCCTGGATGCTCGGAGGTCGCCTGGTCGCGAATGTCGGCAATGCGCTGGGCACCGCGCTGTTCCTGTTCTTTCTGCTGCACGGCCTCGGCCAGCCCACAGCCGAGGCCCAGGACAACCTGCTGCTGCTGATCGTCGTCTACACGGTCTTCGTCGTCATCGCCTCGGTCGTCACCGGCATCCTCTCCGACCGCACCGGCAAGCGGCGAGGGCTGACGGTCGCAGCGACCTTCGTGCAGGCGGCGTCGGGAGTGGCGATCGTGATCGTGCCCACCTTCGAGATGACGATGGTGGCAGCCGCACTCATGGGGCTGGGCTACGGCTCCTTCTCGACGGTCGGCCTCGCCTTCGCCACCGACCTGCTGCCCGATGAGCAGGATCATGGTCGGGATCTGGGCATCGTGAACGTCACCGCGGCCCTCGGTCAGCTGATCGGCCCCGTGCTGGGCGCCGCCTTCGTGGCGCTGGTCGGCGGCTTCTGGCTGGTGTTCCTGATGGCGGCAGTGCTGTCGGTGATCGGCGGCCTCATGACCGCTCTCGCACGACAGCCAGCGCCAGTCCCAGCACCGCATTGA
- a CDS encoding alpha/beta fold hydrolase, which translates to MTEQVVLVHGIRTSATMWRAQLAYLEEAGVPAVAVDLPGHGTRMDEDFTLHEALHTIDAAVRGAAERGPVLLVGHSMGGLLSLAYAGGEDPPPVSALVAASCTTLPQGAALRTYRLLAGALDALPDRGTWLAERLLTATIPEDTRADFGAGGYAFDAQDPALRSLSTLDLTSAVSRIRVPLWFVNGQFDQLRIQESLFRRLAPHAELIVVPRSTHLVTAMRPRAFNAVLGLALAVVRERS; encoded by the coding sequence GTGACTGAACAGGTCGTCCTGGTGCACGGCATCCGCACCTCCGCCACGATGTGGCGCGCGCAACTCGCCTACCTCGAGGAGGCGGGTGTCCCCGCCGTGGCTGTGGATCTTCCTGGGCACGGGACCCGCATGGATGAGGACTTCACTCTGCACGAGGCGCTGCACACCATCGATGCCGCCGTCCGCGGGGCGGCAGAGCGCGGACCGGTGCTGCTGGTGGGGCATTCGATGGGCGGCCTGCTGTCGCTGGCTTACGCCGGCGGAGAGGATCCGCCGCCGGTGTCGGCGCTGGTCGCGGCGTCGTGCACGACGCTCCCCCAGGGTGCCGCCCTGCGCACCTATCGACTGCTCGCCGGTGCGCTCGATGCGCTCCCCGACCGCGGGACGTGGCTGGCCGAACGCCTGCTGACCGCGACGATCCCGGAGGACACCAGGGCCGATTTCGGTGCCGGCGGCTACGCGTTCGACGCACAGGATCCCGCGCTGCGCAGTCTGTCGACGCTGGATCTCACGTCCGCGGTCTCGCGCATCCGGGTGCCGCTGTGGTTCGTGAACGGCCAGTTCGATCAGCTGCGCATCCAGGAGAGCCTGTTCCGCCGGCTTGCCCCGCATGCGGAGCTGATCGTCGTGCCGCGCAGCACGCACCTGGTGACGGCGATGCGACCGCGGGCGTTCAATGCGGTGCTGGGACTGGCGCTGGCTGTCGTGCGAGAGCGGTCATGA
- a CDS encoding ABC transporter family substrate-binding protein, translating to MKQHKLMGALALTGAFALALSGCATDTGNTGNGGGDNGGDKAPETQAADYNPQPRENLKQGGTVNFPIAEIPEQLNAFNTDASASTATLAAWYTPQVMLMKPDGTPYKNDNYLDEWKYEVKDGKTVLTFTFTDKATWNDGTPMDWTAIDATWKANRSNDEGFHPNAIDGYKEIEKVEQGDTPKTAIVTFKGEFAWPQMPFLTGVIHPKLADPDTFNNAMIDDPHAEWGAGPYTVDEFDANTDFISFKPNDKWWGDKPLLDRVTFQGMDSQASINAFKNGQIDQVGVGTKDRLAQVADMKDITIHRAQQTANTLLEVDAEKPQFQDVEVRKAFFMAINIEQQKKIAWNGLDYDEEPAGSFTLFSFQPGYSNSLEKAGWKYDPDEANKILDEAGWEKGADGIREKDGVKLSVTYPIFSDDPTQAALAQSMQKSEKEIGFDLKIDVRPSNKFAEDYNSKNWDVAGLRFTSSDPFGAAWFFQLYGQDQGLNLSGVQNAETDQKIHDQVESISDPVKQTAAAMDLEVEIFKEWGLIPLYNGPSISATKKGLANLTPEPYVGLDLFGVQPVENVGWEK from the coding sequence ATGAAGCAGCACAAGCTGATGGGAGCGCTGGCACTCACCGGCGCTTTCGCACTCGCACTGAGCGGGTGCGCAACCGACACCGGCAACACCGGTAACGGCGGCGGCGACAACGGTGGCGACAAGGCCCCCGAGACCCAGGCAGCGGACTACAACCCGCAGCCCCGTGAGAACCTGAAGCAGGGTGGCACGGTCAACTTCCCCATCGCGGAGATCCCGGAGCAGCTGAACGCCTTCAACACTGACGCGAGCGCAAGCACCGCCACACTCGCCGCGTGGTACACGCCGCAGGTCATGCTGATGAAGCCGGACGGCACGCCGTACAAGAACGACAACTACCTCGATGAGTGGAAGTATGAGGTCAAGGACGGCAAGACGGTTCTGACCTTCACCTTCACCGACAAGGCCACCTGGAACGACGGCACGCCGATGGACTGGACGGCCATCGACGCCACCTGGAAGGCCAACCGCTCGAACGACGAGGGCTTCCATCCGAACGCGATCGACGGCTACAAGGAGATCGAGAAGGTCGAGCAGGGCGACACCCCCAAGACCGCGATCGTCACCTTCAAGGGCGAGTTCGCCTGGCCGCAGATGCCGTTCCTCACTGGTGTGATCCACCCGAAGCTGGCCGATCCGGACACCTTCAACAACGCCATGATCGACGATCCGCACGCGGAGTGGGGCGCCGGCCCGTACACCGTCGATGAGTTCGACGCGAACACCGACTTCATCTCGTTCAAGCCGAACGACAAGTGGTGGGGCGACAAGCCGCTGCTCGACAGGGTCACCTTCCAGGGCATGGACTCCCAGGCTTCGATCAACGCCTTCAAGAACGGCCAGATCGACCAGGTCGGCGTCGGCACGAAGGACCGCCTCGCGCAGGTCGCCGACATGAAGGACATCACGATCCACCGCGCTCAGCAGACCGCGAACACGCTGCTGGAGGTCGACGCCGAGAAGCCGCAGTTCCAGGACGTCGAGGTGCGCAAGGCGTTCTTCATGGCGATCAACATCGAGCAGCAGAAGAAGATCGCCTGGAACGGCCTGGACTACGACGAGGAGCCGGCCGGTTCCTTCACGCTGTTCTCGTTCCAGCCCGGTTACAGCAACTCGCTCGAGAAGGCGGGTTGGAAGTACGACCCGGACGAGGCGAACAAGATCCTCGATGAGGCCGGATGGGAGAAGGGTGCCGACGGCATCCGCGAGAAGGACGGTGTGAAGCTGTCCGTCACCTACCCGATCTTCAGCGACGACCCGACGCAGGCAGCGCTCGCGCAGTCGATGCAGAAGTCCGAGAAGGAGATCGGCTTCGATCTGAAGATCGATGTCCGCCCGTCGAACAAGTTCGCCGAGGACTACAACTCCAAGAACTGGGATGTCGCCGGTCTGCGCTTCACCTCGTCCGACCCGTTCGGCGCCGCCTGGTTCTTCCAGCTGTACGGTCAGGACCAGGGCCTGAACCTCTCGGGCGTGCAGAACGCCGAGACCGACCAGAAGATCCACGACCAGGTGGAGTCGATCAGCGACCCGGTCAAGCAGACCGCAGCCGCGATGGACCTCGAGGTCGAGATCTTCAAGGAGTGGGGCCTGATCCCGCTGTACAACGGTCCGTCGATCTCTGCGACCAAGAAGGGTCTGGCCAACCTGACCCCCGAGCCCTATGTGGGCCTGGACCTCTTCGGCGTGCAGCCGGTGGAGAACGTGGGCTGGGAGAAGTAA